The following coding sequences are from one Leishmania major strain Friedlin complete genome, chromosome 36 window:
- a CDS encoding putative 40S ribosomal protein S18, producing the protein MFTKVFPPCSPRFSFLQNATVCDNFAHPQLHLPPCPLPLHTTRDAVLFSALPCNPPPKPLAEYPRMSLTLIPDHFQHIVRLLNTNVEGKRKVPFALRMVKGVGIRFAYLVCKKAGIDVERRAGTLTAEELEKIAEIIADPAKFKIPDWFLNRQRDPKTGKTEHLSSSMVDTRLRDDLERLKKMRAHRGVRHAYGLRVRGQHTCTSGRHGKTVGVSRGK; encoded by the coding sequence ATGTTCACCAAGGTCTTCCCTCCCTGTTCTCCCCGTTTCTCGTTCCTGCAAAACGCCACGGTGTGCGACAATTTCGCGCACCCACAACTACACCTTCCTCCTTGCCCGTTGCCCCTGCACACCACACGTGACGCTGTCCTGTTTTCTGCCCTTCCGTGCAACCCTCCCCCAAAACCGCTCGCAGAGTATCCAAGGATGTCTCTGACGCTTATCCCTGACCACTTCCAGCACATTGTGCGTCTGCTCAACACGAATGTGGAGGGCAAGCGCAAGGTGCCGTTCGCGCTGCGCATGGTGAAGGGCGTTGGTATCCGCTTTGCCTACCTGGTGTGCAAGAAGGCCGGGATTGACGTGGAGCGCCGCGCGGGCACTCTGaccgcggaggagctggagaagatCGCCGAGATCATCGCCGACCCCGCGAAGTTCAAGATCCCGGACTGGTTCCTGAACCGTCAGCGCGACCCCAAGACCGGCAAGACGGAGCACCTGTCCAGCTCGATGGTGGACACCCGCCTGCGCGACGACCTTGAGCGCCTGAAGAagatgcgcgcgcaccgTGGCGTGCGTCACGCCTACGGCCTCCGCGTGCGCGGCcagcacacgtgcacgagTGGCCGCCACGGCAAGACGGTCGGCGTCTCCCGCGGCAAGTAA